CAAGCTGGCCTTGGTGTCGCTGACGCTGGGCGAGGTCGATCCCCGCCGGCAGGTGCGCGATTTCACCTCCGAAGGCATCACGGCCGCCGTGGACCGGGTGCTGCATTATTCCGGGCTGGGCTGGATCGACGTGGCGGTGCTGGACGCGCCGGGCGAGCATGAGTTGCGCTATGCCGGGCTGAACGCGCTGAAGACCATGAAGCGGACCGAGCGGCTGCGGCTGGCGGGCGTCGCCGGCGACGGCGAGGCCATGGACGCCTTTGTCTCGACCGGCGCCTTCGACGTGCTGGTGACGCCATGCAACGTACGCTCGGACTGGAAGGTGCGGGCCCGCATCCGCGCCGCGCGCGAGCAGGACATGATGGTGTTCGCCACGGACTATTTTCCGCAGGCGCTGCTGCGCGAGCCGGAGGGCGATATCTCGCCGGTGCGACGCGGCCTGTTCGGCCTGGGCGCGAAGGCCGCAGCGCCTTCGCCCGTGGGGCCGGACCCTTACGCCTTCTTGCGCCGCACCGCCCGCTGGACGCCCGAGACGATCTGCCTGGCGCACGCCCTGACCGATCCGGCCCTGACCAGCGTGATCGTGCGGGCTCAGGACACCGCCCACCTTGAGGCTCTGTCTGAAACGCCCGAGCGCGACCTGCCGCCGGGCCTGGCTGCACAGATGGAGATGGCGCGGGTCGAC
The genomic region above belongs to Brevundimonas sp. PAMC22021 and contains:
- a CDS encoding oxidoreductase, yielding MRYRPFGPSGAAVSAITLSVGADMLARGREAAMSLLFAALEQGINSYRLETADPVVAEVLGEALSHLDRKLALVSLTLGEVDPRRQVRDFTSEGITAAVDRVLHYSGLGWIDVAVLDAPGEHELRYAGLNALKTMKRTERLRLAGVAGDGEAMDAFVSTGAFDVLVTPCNVRSDWKVRARIRAAREQDMMVFATDYFPQALLREPEGDISPVRRGLFGLGAKAAAPSPVGPDPYAFLRRTARWTPETICLAHALTDPALTSVIVRAQDTAHLEALSETPERDLPPGLAAQMEMARVDAAA